The Oceanispirochaeta sp. M1 genome has a window encoding:
- a CDS encoding aminotransferase class III-fold pyridoxal phosphate-dependent enzyme, whose protein sequence is MTIAEQTNLRLLPVIRRARGYHLYDASGRRILDLFQDGGRAWLGHRPDGVSLQFKNTLSRGVYAPFPSPEEVKMIKAVKILCKTLGADSDNTAYYRCGSAEAEKLGKPVDVLENEGASFVLWRPGLPWPLKASTVELLIPLPGLDAGRIIVSSEKELPPGDLPSPLIAAALNRCIWSLNNHLEGQSAGSPALFSMTEGWKQTGSYCFWQGSAEDYDIMFQSALKEGLLLAPSREIPCIIPQELSSGDLGLLKKIFSGGTAQ, encoded by the coding sequence ATGACAATAGCGGAACAGACAAATCTGAGACTCCTCCCGGTAATCCGCAGGGCCCGGGGCTATCATCTCTACGATGCATCAGGCAGACGTATCCTGGACCTGTTTCAGGACGGCGGAAGAGCCTGGCTGGGGCACAGACCCGATGGCGTTTCTCTTCAGTTTAAAAATACACTCAGCCGGGGAGTCTATGCTCCCTTTCCCTCACCGGAAGAAGTAAAGATGATTAAAGCAGTAAAAATTCTCTGTAAGACTCTGGGTGCCGACTCTGATAACACCGCCTATTATAGATGTGGATCAGCAGAAGCAGAAAAACTAGGGAAGCCTGTGGATGTCCTTGAGAATGAGGGGGCTTCCTTTGTGCTCTGGAGACCGGGACTTCCCTGGCCTTTAAAAGCGTCAACAGTAGAATTATTGATTCCACTTCCAGGTCTGGATGCCGGAAGAATCATTGTTTCATCTGAAAAGGAGCTTCCTCCAGGAGATCTGCCGTCTCCCCTTATAGCTGCAGCTCTGAACCGCTGTATATGGTCATTGAATAATCATCTGGAAGGACAGTCCGCCGGATCTCCTGCACTATTTTCAATGACTGAGGGCTGGAAACAGACAGGTTCCTATTGTTTTTGGCAGGGCAGTGCGGAAGATTATGATATAATGTTTCAGTCTGCTTTGAAGGAAGGACTCCTGCTGGCGCCTTCCAGAGAAATACCCTGTATAATTCCACAGGAACTGAGCAGCGGAGACCTGGGTCTCCTTAAGAAGATCTTTTCGGGAGGAACTGCTCAATGA
- the rplM gene encoding 50S ribosomal protein L13, giving the protein MKTIFVKPLELERKWFIIDAAGQPLGRVAVKAADILRGKNKPFYTPHQEVGDYVIVVNATEATLSGNKKADKMYYRHSGYLGGLKTENYEKLVSRKPTAPMEKAIKGMLPKGTLGNKLLSNVKVYAGAVHPHAAQQPVKIEM; this is encoded by the coding sequence ATGAAAACAATATTTGTAAAGCCGCTCGAATTAGAGCGAAAATGGTTCATCATTGATGCAGCCGGACAGCCTCTTGGTCGTGTCGCTGTGAAGGCAGCGGACATTTTGAGAGGAAAGAACAAGCCGTTCTATACTCCCCACCAGGAAGTGGGAGATTACGTGATCGTTGTCAATGCTACTGAAGCAACTCTTTCTGGTAATAAGAAAGCGGACAAGATGTATTATCGTCACTCAGGATACCTTGGTGGACTGAAAACTGAAAACTATGAAAAATTGGTTTCCAGAAAGCCCACCGCTCCCATGGAAAAGGCTATCAAGGGGATGCTTCCGAAAGGAACCCTTGGAAACAAGCTTCTTTCCAATGTCAAAGTGTATGCCGGTGCGGTTCATCCCCATGCGGCACAGCAGCCTGTAAAGATTGAGATGTAG
- the rpsI gene encoding 30S ribosomal protein S9 — protein MKNLAHGTGRRKTATARVYLRQGKGEIVVNGKSISDFFPIEQQVTMIKEPLVVIDAAEKYDILITVRGGGITGQAGACRHGISRALLDLDETNRPTLKSNGFLTRDSRMVERKKYGQRGARRKFQFSKR, from the coding sequence ATTAAAAATCTTGCACACGGTACCGGAAGAAGAAAAACAGCAACCGCCCGCGTCTATTTAAGACAGGGAAAAGGTGAAATAGTAGTCAATGGAAAATCAATTTCTGATTTTTTCCCCATTGAGCAGCAGGTAACAATGATCAAGGAACCCCTTGTTGTCATTGATGCAGCTGAAAAGTATGACATTCTGATTACAGTAAGAGGTGGTGGTATCACCGGTCAGGCAGGAGCCTGTCGTCATGGTATCTCCAGAGCACTTCTTGATCTTGATGAAACCAACAGACCTACATTGAAGTCTAATGGATTCCTCACAAGAGACTCCAGAATGGTAGAGAGAAAGAAATATGGACAGAGAGGAGCTCGTAGAAAGTTCCAGTTCTCAAAGCGTTAA
- a CDS encoding regulatory protein RecX → MDREELVESSSSQSVNIFIASLQKRGSGKETVTVSLSDGSSFFMPLALNESWVPGYILTEEDIALLRVQDSYVRGKEWAASRLALREDSSGRMAQKLMQRDYSPAVAKRIVADLADLGFLDDTRFASLWLRDRMRIHPEGRDSLLAGLQKRGVPADTARSCITENVSDEDVDAGLERLIEKLTSRSVISVEKLIKRLQRRGFSYSSIKNKLDRDNKV, encoded by the coding sequence ATGGACAGAGAGGAGCTCGTAGAAAGTTCCAGTTCTCAAAGCGTTAATATTTTTATTGCATCTCTGCAGAAGAGGGGCTCTGGAAAAGAGACTGTTACGGTCTCTTTATCAGACGGCTCCTCTTTTTTTATGCCCTTAGCTCTGAACGAAAGCTGGGTTCCCGGCTATATCCTCACTGAAGAGGATATAGCTCTCCTCAGGGTACAAGATTCTTATGTGAGGGGAAAGGAGTGGGCCGCCTCCCGTCTGGCTCTGAGAGAGGATTCTTCAGGGCGTATGGCGCAGAAGCTGATGCAGCGGGATTACTCTCCTGCTGTTGCGAAACGAATCGTGGCCGATCTCGCTGATTTGGGATTTCTGGATGATACACGTTTTGCATCCCTCTGGCTCAGGGATAGGATGAGAATACACCCCGAGGGGCGGGATTCTCTACTTGCGGGGCTTCAGAAACGGGGTGTTCCTGCCGATACGGCCAGGAGCTGTATTACTGAAAATGTGAGTGACGAGGATGTGGACGCAGGTCTTGAACGTCTGATTGAAAAGCTTACATCCCGCAGTGTCATAAGTGTTGAAAAGCTGATTAAGAGACTTCAGCGCCGCGGCTTTTCCTATTCTTCCATTAAAAATAAACTAGATCGTGACAACAAAGTGTAA
- a CDS encoding response regulator, with the protein MADNKAVLVVEDEDAIRLTLRDYLLRKGYKVCVASDGVGAIKQLLDNPDIQIIVTDYRMDILGGDYWVKFLDHYCSDKDIFITSGFLRPEFPIPFKVFYKPYDYSDLEAALAGVLEK; encoded by the coding sequence ATGGCAGATAACAAGGCTGTTCTCGTTGTTGAAGATGAAGACGCCATCAGACTTACTTTACGAGATTATCTTCTGAGAAAAGGTTATAAGGTTTGTGTCGCCTCCGACGGTGTTGGGGCGATTAAACAGCTGCTGGACAATCCTGATATTCAGATTATTGTAACCGACTACCGCATGGATATTCTGGGTGGTGACTACTGGGTGAAGTTTCTTGATCATTACTGTAGTGATAAGGATATTTTTATCACCAGCGGTTTCCTGAGACCCGAATTCCCTATTCCCTTCAAAGTATTCTACAAACCCTACGATTATTCTGATCTGGAAGCGGCTCTTGCCGGCGTTCTGGAGAAATAA
- a CDS encoding acylphosphatase has product MDEVIRIKVKGRVQGVGFRYYTCRQGRRRGLCGWVRNEPDGSVLVHIQGSSEGLDDFRSWLKKGPPSARVESTVEIPAPFDESLIDFNVTY; this is encoded by the coding sequence ATGGATGAAGTGATCCGTATAAAAGTCAAAGGCCGTGTTCAGGGTGTGGGGTTTCGCTACTACACCTGCCGACAGGGGCGTCGCCGTGGACTCTGCGGCTGGGTAAGGAATGAGCCGGATGGTTCTGTTCTTGTCCATATACAGGGTTCTTCCGAGGGGCTTGATGATTTTCGCAGCTGGCTTAAGAAAGGGCCGCCATCGGCCAGGGTGGAGAGTACAGTGGAAATACCAGCTCCCTTTGATGAAAGTCTTATTGATTTTAATGTGACATATTAA
- a CDS encoding AraC family transcriptional regulator, translating into MEKTQSAGRMAGLDILAAGRRTQNVKSRLKHWRTLNAFALVYICEGSGSFESNETAEVNVKAGDCFFLFPGVSHFYGPPGQTIWKEIWVLFRGNLAEYMLKENTLNPSFPVTSLHATRRSEFQRNLESLVELYRNKANEFRLRSTALLYNCLLQSTLPLDSPPPISGDSILLDEMKLILRRHMGSSRKIPGYFHNSRYSYNTLRMEFQRLTGESPGQYLRELRMQHAEEQLLWSGLSITDICMGLGFTDSRYFSRAFKKHAGSSPREFRQRYHLIR; encoded by the coding sequence ATGGAAAAAACACAATCAGCCGGACGCATGGCCGGACTGGACATACTGGCGGCGGGAAGAAGAACACAGAATGTCAAAAGCAGACTTAAACACTGGAGAACTCTCAATGCGTTTGCACTGGTTTATATCTGTGAAGGGAGCGGCAGCTTTGAATCGAACGAAACTGCTGAAGTAAATGTCAAAGCAGGTGACTGTTTCTTTCTGTTCCCGGGTGTCAGCCACTTCTACGGCCCCCCCGGACAGACAATATGGAAGGAGATATGGGTTCTTTTCAGGGGAAATCTTGCGGAATATATGCTGAAGGAAAATACATTGAACCCTTCTTTTCCTGTTACAAGCCTTCATGCCACCAGACGTAGTGAATTTCAAAGAAACCTGGAAAGTCTGGTCGAACTGTACAGAAACAAAGCAAATGAGTTCCGACTCCGAAGTACCGCCCTCCTCTACAATTGTCTACTGCAGTCGACCCTGCCCCTGGACAGTCCCCCCCCCATATCAGGAGATTCTATTCTCCTTGATGAAATGAAATTGATACTCCGCCGACATATGGGAAGCAGCAGAAAGATTCCAGGCTATTTTCATAATTCCAGGTATTCCTATAATACCCTGCGTATGGAATTTCAGAGATTGACAGGAGAATCTCCAGGTCAGTATCTGAGGGAACTTAGAATGCAGCATGCCGAAGAACAGCTGCTGTGGAGTGGTCTGAGTATTACAGATATTTGTATGGGACTGGGTTTTACGGATTCCCGCTATTTTTCAAGAGCCTTTAAAAAACATGCGGGGAGTTCTCCCAGGGAATTCAGACAACGTTATCATCTGATAAGATAA
- a CDS encoding uroporphyrinogen decarboxylase family protein — protein sequence MNKRENMLRTLRRRGFEEIPCDMEFTPPKEEEFHQRITDKSIPEYYDLSHRVTQREYIPGYEGDGMQLFDFMDIPEGFKVDDFGIGMSPGSEEAFHMVHFHSPLEGENTSLQQIQEYKLPSLKEGSEEKWCDFTADCRRDGFAAFGWMEQTIWERAWLIRGMNDLMMDMMMDDERAVCLLDRVTAHSIEASTSFARAGYDIVAFGDDVGMQSTVMMSPELWRKWLKPRLAEVIAATKAIKPDILVFYHSCGFIEPFIPDLIEIGVDILNPIQPECMDFKKIHDQYGDQISFWGGIGTQTTFPFGSEEDVRAAVRNLVDICGEKGGIVVGPTHVLEPEVPWENQEAMMDELRKLNKAL from the coding sequence ATGAATAAAAGAGAAAATATGCTCAGAACATTGAGACGTCGGGGATTTGAAGAGATTCCCTGTGATATGGAGTTCACTCCTCCTAAGGAAGAAGAATTCCATCAGAGAATTACGGATAAGAGTATTCCAGAGTATTATGATCTTTCACACAGAGTCACCCAGCGGGAATACATTCCAGGGTATGAAGGTGATGGGATGCAGCTCTTTGATTTTATGGATATACCCGAAGGGTTTAAGGTTGATGATTTTGGAATCGGCATGTCACCGGGGTCGGAAGAGGCCTTTCATATGGTTCATTTTCACAGTCCTCTTGAAGGTGAGAATACAAGCCTCCAACAGATTCAGGAATATAAGCTCCCATCTCTTAAAGAGGGATCTGAAGAGAAGTGGTGTGATTTTACCGCTGATTGCCGCCGGGACGGCTTTGCCGCTTTCGGCTGGATGGAGCAGACTATCTGGGAGAGAGCCTGGCTTATCCGCGGAATGAATGATCTGATGATGGACATGATGATGGATGATGAGCGGGCAGTCTGTCTGTTGGACAGGGTCACTGCCCACTCCATAGAGGCATCAACAAGCTTTGCACGTGCCGGTTATGATATTGTTGCCTTCGGGGATGATGTGGGTATGCAGAGTACGGTAATGATGAGTCCTGAACTTTGGCGGAAATGGCTCAAGCCAAGACTGGCGGAGGTCATTGCTGCCACTAAGGCTATAAAACCGGATATTCTTGTGTTCTATCATTCATGCGGCTTTATTGAGCCCTTTATTCCTGATCTGATTGAAATAGGTGTGGATATTCTCAACCCCATACAGCCTGAGTGTATGGATTTTAAAAAGATTCATGATCAATACGGTGATCAGATCTCTTTCTGGGGCGGAATCGGAACACAGACAACCTTCCCCTTCGGCAGTGAGGAGGATGTCCGGGCTGCCGTCAGGAATCTTGTTGATATCTGCGGTGAAAAGGGCGGGATCGTTGTAGGTCCCACCCATGTCCTTGAGCCTGAAGTTCCATGGGAAAATCAGGAAGCCATGATGGATGAGCTTAGAAAACTCAATAAAGCACTATAG
- a CDS encoding DUF5107 domain-containing protein has translation MKTEVREEKTIIPTYPVGPKEKNPLFLEKRVYQGSSGSVYPYPVIESVGREKSDKEWKALILENKYLKIMILPELGGRVQMAFDKTNDSHFVYYNQVIKPALVGLTGPWISGGIEFNWPQHHRPGTYDPTDHRICENEDGSATVWIGEIERMSRTRVTTAFTLQPGKAVLEIEARLYNGSSSPKTFLWWANPAVSVGDDYQSIFPPDVHAVMDHGKRDVSTFPIATGTYYKMDYSEGVDISRYKNIPVPTSYMAYHSDYDFMGCYDHAKKTGMLHIANHHLVPGKKQWTWGNGDFGKAWDRNLTDEDGPYIELMTGAFTDNQPDFSWLQPGEEKVFRQNFLPYKDLPTVSNASTEAALSLEIGEAAITTGVYVTSVRRDLNLQLYCRDELIWSEKMNMNPEVSESRTVKRPEGSAEADFILILKSGNEEILKAWKECGEADDIPEPASDPGMPSEIQSVEELYLTGLHLEQYRHATRNPEDYYLEGLKRDPRESRILTAMGKRTLDKGDFKGAEEYFNKAFSRLTRRNPNPYDGEALYHLGWTLRYLGNDEKAYEKFYKACWNGAWQGAAYTELAKISCSRGNLNQALLETDRALAAGAHNRKALHLKSIILRLSGKIEAAATVLEDLLKIDPLDNGAWYEKYLLAAQDAESEEQFKDVIRENEQSCLELALDYMLCGEYAQAVTILKAAGAESEGSYALLRYYTAYCIKRISESSGNAAVDNSEYYRWLELASEASPDYCFPNRCETVMILEELRKDAPGDGYIPYYLGNFYYYRRSYKKAITLWKEGADKKPEFPTVKRNLALAAYNKDGNPAHAGKLLEDAFLLNITDARIMFELDQYYKKEGRSIDFRLEFLDQYPDNVEKRDDLTIEKITLLNLTGQFDEALNLLTSRQFQPWEGGEGKVSAQYVRALILKALYKMNDSKHKEAEELLHQAGIYPDNLGEGKLDTVTENELDYFRGEALRAQEKNKEAEEYYKSATRGEQIPGSAMYYNDQSAELIYYQGLSWIRLGEDEKGKERFKTLIDWAETHKDDEPVIDYFAVSLPDLLIFEEDLTLRNKTYCSYLKALGLYGLGLKKEALDELTEVLGVNPVYPGASFFKELWESKTNLCLSL, from the coding sequence ATGAAAACAGAAGTCCGCGAAGAAAAAACAATCATCCCCACCTACCCTGTAGGCCCCAAAGAAAAAAATCCCCTGTTTCTGGAAAAACGAGTGTACCAGGGCTCCAGCGGTTCTGTGTATCCCTACCCTGTAATTGAATCGGTAGGAAGAGAAAAAAGTGATAAAGAATGGAAGGCTCTGATCCTCGAAAATAAATACCTGAAAATCATGATACTCCCTGAACTCGGGGGCCGCGTTCAAATGGCCTTTGATAAAACAAATGACAGCCATTTTGTATATTACAATCAGGTAATAAAACCTGCACTGGTAGGACTTACAGGTCCCTGGATCTCAGGGGGTATTGAGTTCAACTGGCCTCAGCACCATCGCCCGGGAACCTATGATCCTACGGACCACAGAATATGTGAAAATGAAGATGGCAGCGCCACAGTCTGGATCGGAGAAATAGAGAGGATGAGCCGTACCCGCGTTACCACAGCCTTCACTCTCCAGCCCGGAAAGGCAGTACTTGAAATTGAAGCCAGACTCTACAACGGCTCATCCTCTCCCAAAACATTTTTATGGTGGGCCAATCCGGCAGTGAGTGTAGGAGACGATTACCAGTCTATTTTCCCACCGGATGTTCATGCCGTTATGGATCACGGTAAAAGAGATGTATCCACCTTCCCCATTGCCACAGGCACCTATTACAAAATGGACTATTCCGAAGGTGTTGATATAAGCCGGTACAAAAATATCCCTGTCCCCACAAGTTATATGGCCTATCACTCTGACTACGATTTCATGGGCTGTTATGACCATGCAAAAAAGACCGGAATGCTTCATATTGCCAATCACCATCTGGTCCCCGGAAAGAAACAGTGGACCTGGGGTAACGGCGACTTCGGAAAGGCCTGGGATAGAAACCTGACCGATGAAGACGGTCCCTATATTGAGCTGATGACAGGAGCCTTTACGGACAACCAACCCGACTTCAGCTGGCTGCAGCCGGGAGAAGAGAAAGTCTTCCGACAGAATTTCCTTCCCTATAAGGATCTCCCCACTGTCAGCAATGCTTCAACAGAAGCCGCCCTTTCACTGGAAATCGGTGAAGCAGCAATTACCACAGGAGTCTATGTCACATCAGTGCGCCGGGATCTGAACCTCCAACTGTACTGCAGGGATGAACTGATCTGGTCAGAAAAGATGAATATGAATCCTGAAGTTTCAGAATCAAGAACTGTCAAGAGACCCGAAGGATCTGCTGAGGCAGATTTTATCCTTATCCTGAAATCCGGAAATGAAGAGATTCTGAAGGCATGGAAAGAGTGCGGTGAGGCAGATGATATACCGGAGCCTGCATCAGATCCCGGCATGCCTTCTGAAATACAGTCTGTTGAGGAGCTTTATCTTACAGGACTTCATCTGGAACAGTACAGGCATGCCACCCGAAATCCGGAAGACTACTATCTGGAAGGCCTGAAAAGAGATCCCCGAGAGAGCCGTATTCTTACGGCCATGGGAAAAAGAACCTTGGATAAAGGGGATTTCAAGGGAGCCGAAGAGTATTTCAACAAGGCTTTTTCAAGACTCACCCGGCGTAATCCAAATCCTTATGACGGAGAAGCCCTGTATCATCTTGGCTGGACACTGCGTTATCTGGGAAATGATGAGAAAGCATATGAAAAGTTTTACAAGGCATGCTGGAATGGTGCCTGGCAGGGCGCAGCCTATACAGAACTGGCCAAAATATCATGCAGCAGGGGTAATCTGAATCAGGCTCTCCTTGAAACGGATCGTGCACTTGCTGCAGGGGCTCATAACAGAAAAGCCCTCCATTTGAAATCTATCATCCTCAGACTTTCAGGAAAAATCGAAGCTGCCGCAACAGTCCTGGAAGATCTCCTTAAGATTGATCCCCTTGACAATGGAGCATGGTATGAAAAGTATCTCCTGGCCGCACAGGATGCAGAATCTGAAGAGCAGTTCAAAGATGTGATAAGAGAGAACGAACAGTCATGCCTTGAACTGGCACTGGACTACATGCTTTGTGGAGAATATGCACAGGCAGTGACTATCCTTAAAGCCGCCGGGGCGGAATCAGAGGGCTCATACGCCCTTCTCAGATATTACACGGCCTACTGCATCAAAAGAATCTCCGAATCATCTGGCAATGCAGCTGTTGACAACTCAGAGTATTACAGATGGCTTGAGCTGGCGTCTGAGGCTTCACCCGATTATTGTTTCCCCAACCGCTGTGAGACTGTCATGATCCTTGAAGAACTCAGAAAAGATGCTCCCGGTGATGGATATATACCCTACTACCTTGGAAATTTCTATTACTACAGACGTTCCTATAAGAAGGCGATAACACTTTGGAAAGAGGGGGCTGACAAAAAACCTGAGTTCCCGACGGTCAAAAGGAATCTGGCCCTGGCCGCCTACAATAAAGATGGGAACCCTGCCCATGCCGGAAAGTTGCTGGAAGATGCATTTCTGCTGAATATCACTGATGCCCGGATCATGTTTGAGCTGGATCAGTACTATAAGAAAGAGGGCCGCTCCATAGACTTCCGCCTTGAGTTCCTTGATCAGTATCCTGACAATGTTGAAAAACGGGATGATCTCACCATAGAGAAGATTACTCTCCTAAATCTGACTGGACAGTTTGATGAGGCTTTGAACCTATTGACCAGTCGCCAGTTTCAGCCATGGGAAGGGGGTGAAGGTAAAGTCTCGGCTCAGTATGTCAGAGCACTGATTTTAAAAGCCCTGTATAAAATGAACGATTCAAAACACAAGGAAGCAGAAGAGCTGCTGCATCAGGCAGGAATCTATCCCGACAACCTGGGAGAGGGAAAACTCGATACGGTAACAGAGAACGAACTGGACTATTTCCGGGGAGAAGCCCTCAGGGCACAGGAAAAAAATAAAGAGGCGGAAGAGTATTACAAATCCGCCACCCGGGGGGAACAGATTCCTGGTTCAGCGATGTATTACAACGACCAATCAGCAGAACTGATCTACTATCAGGGACTTTCATGGATAAGACTGGGTGAGGATGAAAAAGGGAAGGAAAGATTCAAAACATTGATAGACTGGGCAGAGACCCATAAGGATGATGAGCCTGTCATTGATTATTTTGCTGTTTCACTGCCGGATCTCCTGATCTTTGAAGAAGACCTGACACTCCGTAATAAAACCTACTGTTCCTACCTGAAGGCATTAGGACTCTACGGCCTGGGACTGAAAAAGGAAGCTCTGGATGAGTTGACTGAGGTTCTGGGAGTCAATCCTGTTTATCCGGGAGCTTCCTTCTTTAAAGAGCTGTGGGAGTCGAAAACTAATCTGTGTCTATCCCTATAG
- a CDS encoding M48 family metallopeptidase, whose translation MSYIIANSVSAEAHDIKELTLAIDVFGMNPTFDTSDNSIIRVAVYKLKNKLKTYYETDGKTDAVKIKIPRGRYIADFDFTRIKEAASTEELAPEQVIQVQKIPFIRFPFIQLHFDPLNKSIFHDQICSRRGNAFNRSILNHLNYYPTIEICNDIKKCDYDLKIFYIEEYEELTIFLTLEDLISRVIIWNREIRFKSYTYSFIEWMDKNTQELTQQIGGSLGFLFRYNVERSDNEKSLYQQILSGFLRPIYTLDPDDLNNAINNTSSLGNSGLKDHGIMGGLSHLYSLKYLFDNQLNSDYLRQSRDLYKQTLLYEPKNLFALLSMTRQHYLRNDTSKLKEDTEQILKVYGISSIVSPYAAYYNAMASGEWDKQMSLIKQIIKKNPYHPKSLHTLLFLYEIRRGNLDGALCEFRKMPYSSGLPFQILTIALFAKLDRMEDVHSILCRNKVDNPDFELNTDRYLSLIKGDTQLFKSIEQGLKKVSNLESRH comes from the coding sequence TTGTCATATATTATTGCGAATTCAGTTTCAGCTGAGGCTCATGATATAAAGGAATTGACTCTCGCCATAGATGTATTCGGCATGAATCCTACTTTTGATACTTCTGATAATTCAATCATCAGAGTCGCTGTATATAAGCTGAAAAATAAATTAAAGACCTATTATGAAACAGATGGAAAAACAGATGCGGTCAAGATAAAAATCCCCAGGGGAAGATATATTGCCGACTTTGATTTCACCCGAATCAAAGAAGCAGCATCAACTGAAGAATTGGCTCCCGAACAAGTGATACAGGTTCAAAAAATACCCTTTATTCGTTTTCCCTTTATTCAATTACACTTTGATCCCCTGAACAAATCGATTTTTCATGACCAGATCTGTAGTAGGCGAGGAAACGCCTTTAACAGATCCATTCTTAATCATTTAAATTATTATCCTACTATTGAAATATGCAATGACATCAAAAAATGCGATTATGACCTGAAGATCTTTTATATTGAAGAATATGAAGAACTAACCATCTTCCTTACCTTAGAAGATCTGATATCCAGAGTTATTATCTGGAACAGGGAAATTAGATTCAAATCATATACTTATTCATTTATTGAATGGATGGACAAGAATACACAGGAGCTGACACAGCAGATTGGAGGTAGTCTTGGATTTCTATTCAGATACAACGTTGAACGCAGTGACAATGAAAAATCTCTCTATCAACAAATTCTGTCAGGTTTTCTCAGGCCCATATACACTTTGGACCCTGATGATTTAAACAATGCAATCAATAATACGTCTTCCCTTGGGAATTCTGGACTCAAGGATCACGGAATAATGGGGGGATTGTCCCATCTTTATTCTCTGAAATATCTGTTTGATAATCAGTTAAATTCAGATTATCTGCGTCAATCCCGGGATTTGTACAAACAGACCCTTCTGTATGAACCCAAGAATCTGTTTGCACTGTTAAGCATGACAAGGCAGCATTACCTTAGAAACGATACTTCTAAACTGAAGGAAGACACAGAACAGATCCTTAAAGTCTATGGGATTTCCAGCATAGTTTCACCCTATGCGGCTTATTACAATGCAATGGCTTCCGGAGAATGGGATAAGCAGATGTCATTAATAAAACAGATTATAAAGAAGAATCCTTATCATCCAAAATCTTTACATACACTCCTGTTTCTTTATGAGATACGGAGAGGCAACCTTGATGGGGCTTTATGTGAATTCAGAAAGATGCCCTATTCAAGTGGACTTCCCTTCCAGATACTGACCATCGCTCTATTTGCAAAATTAGATAGAATGGAGGATGTGCATAGTATCCTTTGCAGAAATAAAGTTGATAATCCGGATTTTGAACTGAATACAGATCGTTATCTGTCACTCATTAAAGGTGACACACAGTTATTCAAATCTATTGAACAGGGATTAAAGAAGGTTTCAAATTTAGAATCCCGGCATTGA